One Campylobacter concisus DNA segment encodes these proteins:
- the rho gene encoding transcription termination factor Rho — protein sequence MENNQTEQGATQSTKTTKKHQTSRTHVPVDGHKIEELRTLSLDELVQIANSVGVENPREFRRQDLIFEILKTQTKQGGFILFTGILEITNEGYGFLRAVDANLSDSSNDAYVSNSQIRKFALRVGDIITGQVREPKDQEKYYALLKIEAVNYMPLADAKERPLFDNLTPLFPTEKLNLEYDPMKLTGRVLDLFTPIGKGQRGLIVAPPRSGKTELMKELAHGIAKNHPEAQLMVLLVDERPEEVTDMQRCVKGEVFSSTFDLPALNHVRVAELVIEKAKRLVEMGKDVIILLDSITRLARAYNTVTPPSGKVLTGGVDANALHKPKRFFGAARNIEHGGSLTIIATALIDTGSRMDEVIFEEFKGTGNSEIVLDRNISDRRIYPAINVLKSGTRKEELLQKPDELQKIWAIRSAIATMDDVEALKFLYAKMLKTKDNKELLSILNE from the coding sequence ATGGAAAATAACCAAACCGAGCAAGGTGCTACTCAAAGCACAAAAACTACAAAAAAACATCAAACATCAAGAACTCATGTACCAGTAGACGGACACAAGATCGAAGAGCTAAGAACACTTAGCCTAGATGAGCTAGTGCAGATCGCAAACAGCGTTGGTGTCGAAAATCCACGCGAATTTCGCAGACAAGATTTGATATTTGAGATCCTAAAAACCCAAACAAAACAAGGCGGCTTTATACTTTTTACTGGAATTTTAGAGATCACAAACGAAGGCTACGGCTTTTTAAGGGCTGTTGATGCAAATTTAAGCGACAGCTCAAACGACGCCTACGTTTCAAACTCACAAATTCGTAAATTTGCACTTCGTGTGGGCGACATCATCACAGGACAAGTTAGAGAGCCAAAAGATCAAGAAAAATACTACGCCCTTTTAAAGATCGAGGCGGTAAACTATATGCCTCTAGCGGATGCGAAAGAGAGGCCACTTTTTGACAACCTAACCCCACTTTTCCCAACCGAAAAGCTAAATTTAGAATACGATCCAATGAAACTAACAGGCCGTGTTCTTGATCTTTTTACACCTATTGGTAAGGGTCAGCGTGGCCTCATAGTCGCACCTCCAAGAAGCGGTAAAACTGAGCTTATGAAAGAGCTAGCTCATGGCATCGCTAAAAATCACCCAGAAGCCCAGCTCATGGTACTTCTAGTCGATGAGAGACCAGAAGAAGTTACAGACATGCAGCGCTGCGTAAAGGGTGAGGTATTTAGCTCGACATTTGACCTGCCAGCGCTTAATCACGTCCGCGTGGCAGAGCTAGTCATCGAAAAGGCAAAACGTCTAGTTGAGATGGGCAAAGACGTCATTATATTGCTTGATAGCATAACCCGTCTAGCACGTGCCTACAACACAGTGACCCCACCAAGCGGCAAGGTACTAACAGGCGGTGTAGACGCAAACGCACTTCATAAGCCAAAACGCTTCTTTGGTGCAGCTAGAAATATCGAGCATGGCGGCTCTCTAACCATCATAGCAACCGCTCTAATCGACACTGGCTCACGCATGGATGAAGTGATATTTGAAGAGTTTAAAGGCACTGGTAACAGCGAGATCGTACTTGATCGCAACATTTCAGACCGTAGAATTTACCCAGCTATCAACGTTCTAAAATCAGGCACAAGAAAAGAAGAGCTACTTCAAAAGCCTGATGAGCTTCAAAAAATTTGGGCTATTCGCTCTGCGATCGCTACAATGGACGATGTCGAAGCGCTTAAATTCTTATACGCAAAAATGCTAAAAACAAAAGATAACAAAGAGCTTCTATCTATCCTAAACGAGTAA
- a CDS encoding heavy metal translocating P-type ATPase, with protein MPQSRCAHCRLKFDESVMISNESGLKFCCVGCKGVYEILNENGLSEFYERLGKNTLTPASNGANIKNLAANFSELVTKEGDFSQISFLIDGITCSACIWLLEKALFSLSGVLEVNINSLNQKAVIVFDEQELLVEQIIEEIYAVGYVPKPYATSSKEDELAKKRRNFYTKALVGIFATMNIMWLAIAQYSGYFSGIRGDIKDILSFAQFVLATPVLFYTGSEFFKGAKIAIKNASPNMDLLVITGASITYIYSIFAMFTRSGESYFDSVAMIITFVFIGKFLEILGKKKALETSNFLNDMLLAKVCILEDGKDILKEPRDVNLGEKIVLRSGERALLDGVVLSGEASVDSSSLTGESLPVTLGVGQEVKSGVICQNGQIIYEAKEIFKNSYLNQLINLLQTAELKKPNIELVVNKIASKFSLSVLTLAFFTFWFWYFKFGFSEAIVTAVSVIVIACPCALALATPVSSVCALGVAFKNRVLFKEAKFFESLAKCDVAVFDKTGTLTKAEFEVSDFFIKESISLDEIYSLALISNHQISVAVAKFLKQKGARKLELKNTNLSVAKGVEAEISGKKFYAGSKRFLVENGISFDEAEENVSFFVGLNGELVAKFYLKDSIKPEAKALIDELKSAGMKVCILSGDVQKVVKNVADELGVSEFRAEMLPETKAKFISKLKEQGKKVLMVGDGINDAAALSLAHVAICMGSGAAISLERSDVVLLDDSLKSLAKAVKISKFTYKTIKQNLLFCLLYNVLALPFAVCGYVIPLFAALFMSLSSLSVILNSLYIVRKFKEK; from the coding sequence ATGCCACAAAGTAGATGTGCTCATTGTAGATTAAAATTTGATGAAAGCGTGATGATCTCAAATGAAAGCGGACTTAAATTTTGCTGTGTTGGATGCAAAGGCGTTTATGAAATTTTAAATGAAAATGGGCTTAGCGAGTTTTATGAACGTCTTGGTAAAAATACACTTACACCGGCGAGCAACGGTGCAAATATCAAAAATTTAGCGGCAAATTTTAGCGAGCTTGTGACAAAAGAGGGCGACTTTAGTCAAATTTCATTTTTAATTGATGGTATCACTTGCTCAGCTTGCATCTGGCTACTTGAAAAGGCACTTTTTAGCTTGTCTGGAGTCTTGGAGGTAAATATCAACTCGCTTAATCAAAAAGCGGTCATTGTTTTTGATGAGCAGGAGCTTTTGGTAGAGCAGATAATTGAAGAAATTTATGCCGTTGGCTATGTTCCAAAGCCCTATGCTACGAGTTCGAAAGAAGACGAATTAGCCAAGAAAAGAAGAAATTTTTACACAAAAGCACTAGTTGGTATCTTTGCTACGATGAACATTATGTGGCTGGCCATTGCTCAGTATAGTGGGTATTTTAGTGGCATAAGAGGCGACATAAAAGATATTTTAAGCTTTGCGCAGTTTGTATTAGCAACGCCTGTGCTTTTTTATACTGGTAGCGAGTTTTTCAAAGGGGCAAAGATAGCCATAAAAAATGCTTCGCCAAATATGGATTTGCTCGTTATCACGGGGGCTAGCATAACCTATATCTACTCCATTTTTGCGATGTTTACGAGGAGTGGCGAGAGCTATTTTGACTCGGTTGCGATGATCATCACCTTTGTTTTTATCGGTAAATTTTTAGAAATTTTGGGTAAGAAAAAGGCGCTTGAGACTTCAAATTTCTTAAATGATATGCTGCTTGCAAAAGTGTGTATTTTAGAGGATGGCAAGGATATTTTAAAAGAGCCAAGAGATGTAAATTTGGGCGAAAAGATCGTGCTTAGATCTGGCGAGAGGGCGCTACTTGATGGAGTGGTGCTTAGTGGCGAGGCAAGCGTGGATAGCTCAAGTCTAACGGGAGAGAGCCTGCCTGTGACCTTGGGAGTGGGGCAAGAGGTGAAAAGTGGTGTCATTTGTCAAAATGGACAAATCATCTACGAAGCAAAGGAAATTTTTAAAAATTCTTATCTAAATCAGCTTATAAATTTACTCCAAACTGCAGAGCTAAAAAAACCAAATATCGAGCTAGTGGTCAATAAAATCGCTTCTAAATTTTCTCTTAGCGTGCTAACTTTGGCATTTTTTACATTTTGGTTTTGGTACTTTAAATTTGGCTTTTCAGAAGCTATCGTCACGGCTGTTAGCGTCATCGTGATCGCTTGCCCTTGTGCGCTTGCCCTTGCCACGCCAGTTAGTAGCGTCTGTGCCCTTGGTGTGGCTTTTAAAAATAGAGTGCTTTTTAAGGAGGCTAAATTTTTTGAAAGCCTTGCAAAGTGCGATGTAGCAGTATTTGATAAGACTGGCACGCTTACAAAGGCAGAATTTGAGGTTAGTGATTTTTTCATAAAAGAGAGCATAAGCTTAGATGAAATTTATTCGCTAGCTCTTATATCAAATCATCAAATAAGCGTGGCAGTGGCTAAATTTCTAAAGCAAAAAGGCGCAAGAAAATTAGAGCTTAAAAATACAAATTTAAGCGTGGCAAAGGGTGTTGAGGCTGAAATTTCGGGTAAAAAATTTTATGCAGGAAGCAAGCGATTTTTAGTTGAAAATGGTATTAGCTTTGATGAAGCTGAAGAAAATGTGAGCTTTTTTGTGGGGCTTAATGGTGAGTTAGTGGCGAAATTTTACCTAAAAGATAGCATAAAACCTGAAGCAAAGGCCTTGATAGACGAGCTAAAGAGCGCTGGCATGAAAGTGTGTATCTTAAGTGGAGATGTGCAAAAAGTGGTAAAAAATGTAGCAGATGAGCTTGGCGTGAGTGAGTTTAGAGCAGAGATGTTGCCTGAAACGAAAGCTAAATTTATAAGCAAACTAAAAGAGCAGGGCAAAAAGGTGCTAATGGTAGGAGATGGCATAAACGACGCAGCAGCGCTTAGCCTTGCTCATGTTGCCATTTGTATGGGAAGCGGGGCGGCAATAAGCTTAGAAAGAAGCGATGTAGTGCTACTTGATGATAGTTTAAAAAGTCTAGCGAAGGCCGTAAAAATCTCGAAATTTACTTACAAAACGATAAAGCAAAATTTGCTCTTTTGCCTTCTTTATAATGTTCTTGCTCTGCCATTTGCCGTATGTGGCTACGTCATTCCGCTATTTGCTGCGCTTTTTATGTCGCTTAGCTCGCTAAGTGTTATCTTAAACTCGCTTTATATTGTTAGAAAATTTAAGGAAAAATAA
- a CDS encoding LysE/ArgO family amino acid transporter, which produces MSTFWSGFFTSLSLILAIGAQNAFVLKQGIKKEYIFVVCLICALSDALLIFAGVFGIGQVIQKFTFIKQVAIYGGFAFLFVYGFKSLYSAFKNPKSLIPNTNYEHKFGKIVLLTLAFTWLNPHVYLDTMLLIGSVSIKFGGENIIFGIGASLASLVFFFSLGYGTRVLAPIFAKEISWKILEIFVGIVMLVIAFSLLFAKV; this is translated from the coding sequence ATGTCTACATTTTGGAGTGGATTTTTTACTAGTTTATCTTTGATATTGGCTATTGGTGCGCAAAACGCATTTGTTTTAAAACAAGGAATAAAAAAAGAGTACATTTTTGTAGTTTGCTTGATATGTGCATTATCCGATGCCTTGCTTATATTTGCTGGTGTTTTTGGCATTGGACAAGTGATACAAAAATTTACTTTTATAAAACAAGTCGCCATATATGGTGGTTTTGCTTTTTTGTTTGTATATGGTTTTAAAAGTTTGTATAGTGCTTTTAAAAACCCTAAAAGCCTAATCCCAAACACAAACTATGAACATAAATTTGGCAAAATAGTACTTTTAACGCTTGCATTTACTTGGCTAAATCCACATGTATATCTTGATACGATGCTTCTAATAGGATCGGTTTCAATAAAATTTGGTGGTGAAAACATAATTTTTGGCATCGGTGCTAGTCTCGCATCATTAGTCTTTTTCTTTTCTTTGGGATACGGCACTAGAGTCTTAGCACCAATTTTTGCCAAAGAAATTTCATGGAAAATTTTAGAAATTTTTGTTGGAATTGTTATGCTGGTGATAGCTTTTAGTTTGCTATTTGCCAAAGTATAA
- the nusA gene encoding transcription termination factor NusA: MERISDIIESIANEKNLEIEDVKERVIRALINTAKRVYGENYEYDVSIDANKNLKLYQKISIVANDDERLEEDNEHFLSLKEAKKIDSGVEIGDELTYELSLDNLGRTAAQTLHKELEYHIQRLVEEKILQKYNEMSGHMVFGPVVRVDNDENTFIEIDELRAILPRKNRIKGEKFKVGDVVKAVIRKVFTDKNLGIKVELSRTSPKFLEALLTSEVPEIKDGGIIIQGSARIPGERAKVALISTTPNIDPVGATVGTKGVRINAVSKELHNESIDAIEYATEPAIFVARAMGPAIITSVKIEENKAIVTLASEQKSKAIGKNGINIRLASMLTGYEIELNELGSKTSSSGENGEMVKDLKALFGDN; the protein is encoded by the coding sequence ATGGAAAGAATATCAGACATTATAGAGTCAATTGCAAATGAGAAAAATTTAGAGATAGAAGATGTAAAAGAGCGTGTTATAAGAGCCTTGATAAATACTGCAAAAAGGGTTTATGGAGAAAATTATGAGTATGACGTGAGCATCGATGCTAATAAAAATTTAAAGCTTTATCAAAAAATTTCAATCGTAGCAAACGACGACGAGAGGCTTGAAGAGGACAACGAGCACTTTTTGAGCTTAAAAGAGGCAAAGAAAATAGACAGCGGTGTTGAAATCGGCGATGAGCTAACATACGAGCTAAGCCTTGATAACCTTGGCAGAACCGCAGCCCAAACGCTTCACAAGGAGCTCGAGTATCACATCCAACGCCTAGTTGAAGAGAAAATTTTACAAAAATATAATGAGATGAGCGGTCACATGGTCTTTGGACCAGTTGTAAGGGTCGATAACGACGAAAACACATTTATCGAGATAGACGAGCTTCGTGCCATCTTACCACGTAAAAACCGCATAAAAGGCGAGAAATTTAAAGTAGGCGATGTGGTAAAAGCGGTTATTAGAAAAGTTTTTACAGATAAAAATTTAGGCATAAAGGTCGAACTTTCAAGGACTTCGCCTAAATTTCTTGAAGCGCTACTAACTTCAGAGGTGCCAGAGATAAAAGATGGCGGCATCATCATTCAAGGAAGTGCTAGAATCCCTGGTGAAAGGGCCAAAGTAGCACTCATTTCAACTACTCCAAACATCGATCCAGTCGGCGCAACAGTCGGCACAAAGGGCGTTAGGATAAATGCCGTAAGTAAAGAGCTTCATAATGAAAGCATTGATGCGATCGAATACGCCACCGAACCAGCGATATTTGTCGCTCGTGCGATGGGACCAGCTATCATCACATCAGTAAAGATAGAGGAAAACAAAGCGATTGTTACACTTGCGAGCGAGCAAAAGAGTAAAGCGATCGGCAAAAACGGCATAAATATCCGCCTTGCAAGCATGCTAACTGGCTATGAGATCGAGCTAAATGAACTTGGCTCAAAAACTAGCAGCAGCGGCGAAAATGGCGAAATGGTTAAAGATCTAAAAGCACTCTTTGGTGATAACTAA
- a CDS encoding GNAT family N-acetyltransferase yields the protein MKFQIRKATEGDIDVICELVRELASYENLSDQVTFTNEIFADSIFNKNYAKALICESEGRAIGYAIYFYTFSTFLGLGGIYLEDIYVKKEFRNQGIGKTFFKFLAQICKDENLKRLEWCCLNWNEPSIKFYESLGAKNQSLEWRNYRLDGENLEKLLNL from the coding sequence ATGAAATTTCAAATAAGAAAAGCGACTGAGGGCGATATAGACGTGATCTGCGAGCTTGTAAGAGAGCTTGCCAGCTATGAGAATTTGAGTGACCAAGTCACTTTTACAAATGAAATTTTCGCAGACTCTATATTTAATAAAAATTACGCAAAAGCTCTTATCTGCGAAAGCGAGGGCAGGGCTATTGGCTATGCTATCTATTTTTACACATTTTCTACATTTTTGGGGCTTGGCGGGATCTATCTTGAAGATATCTATGTCAAAAAAGAGTTTAGAAATCAAGGCATCGGCAAGACATTTTTTAAATTTTTAGCTCAAATTTGCAAGGATGAAAATTTAAAAAGGCTTGAGTGGTGCTGCCTAAACTGGAATGAGCCAAGCATTAAATTTTATGAAAGCTTGGGTGCTAAAAATCAATCTCTTGAGTGGAGAAACTACCGCTTGGACGGTGAAAATTTAGAAAAACTTTTAAATTTATAG
- a CDS encoding outer membrane beta-barrel protein — MESKEIYSFNSKLTAKSDNDTTKVKKAQPGLGLKAGYDFDVARVYGAYIYDFQAKKSLGDEDGTVVKWKTHKFIVGADYTPELTKDIKLVLGGYTGYSKLKMDVFDTHDGSEKANTNGWILGARIGTEYSINKNNAVEFGLKADRTKYSSIAKYDNAKIKETNVGLYLGYTYKF; from the coding sequence TTGGAATCGAAGGAGATTTACTCTTTTAATTCAAAATTAACAGCAAAAAGCGACAATGACACAACTAAAGTCAAAAAAGCTCAACCAGGTCTTGGTCTAAAAGCTGGTTACGACTTTGACGTAGCTAGAGTTTATGGAGCTTATATTTACGACTTTCAAGCCAAAAAGTCACTTGGTGACGAAGATGGCACAGTAGTAAAATGGAAAACACATAAATTTATAGTAGGCGCAGACTATACACCAGAGTTAACAAAGGACATAAAACTAGTTCTTGGTGGCTACACTGGCTACTCAAAGCTCAAAATGGATGTATTTGACACTCATGATGGCTCGGAAAAAGCTAATACAAATGGCTGGATACTAGGTGCAAGAATTGGTACAGAATACTCTATTAATAAAAACAATGCAGTTGAGTTTGGTCTAAAAGCAGATAGAACAAAATATAGCTCTATAGCAAAATATGATAATGCAAAAATAAAAGAGACAAATGTAGGTCTTTATTTGGGATATACATATAAATTTTAA
- a CDS encoding transcriptional regulator — MAKMTKRDMAYHLDVDVATLYNWRKHKPNLYRIVMLGFKFDELIEQSKKTCNELCEYENLINQDIEKFSK, encoded by the coding sequence GTGGCTAAGATGACAAAACGTGATATGGCTTATCATTTAGACGTTGATGTCGCAACGCTTTACAACTGGCGAAAACACAAGCCAAACCTTTATCGTATTGTGATGCTTGGATTTAAATTTGATGAGCTTATCGAGCAGAGTAAAAAGACTTGCAACGAGCTTTGCGAATATGAAAATTTAATCAATCAAGACATAGAAAAATTTAGTAAATAA
- the ccoS gene encoding cbb3-type cytochrome oxidase assembly protein CcoS produces MDSATLAMLVFISVLMGAFLLFGVLWGIKNKQFEDYRKFLDGANLDDEEALNEAYELELRKKEALKKRLEASSKDKANFR; encoded by the coding sequence ATGGATAGCGCGACACTTGCGATGCTGGTTTTTATCTCGGTTTTGATGGGAGCATTTTTGCTTTTTGGCGTGCTTTGGGGGATAAAAAATAAGCAATTTGAGGACTACCGAAAATTTTTAGACGGAGCAAACTTGGACGATGAAGAGGCACTAAATGAAGCTTATGAGTTAGAGCTTCGCAAAAAAGAAGCGCTAAAAAAGAGGCTAGAGGCTAGCAGTAAAGATAAGGCTAACTTTCGATAG
- a CDS encoding HP0268 family nuclease, protein MELKLARAELDAKPKTISLEKIEAAVEKEGQKIFYFDKENTHKQLIALVEHFEEKGLSVYHRTVKYGLDDSDYMYEVHIL, encoded by the coding sequence ATGGAGCTAAAACTTGCAAGAGCTGAATTAGACGCAAAACCAAAAACGATTTCACTAGAAAAAATAGAGGCAGCTGTCGAAAAAGAGGGTCAGAAAATTTTCTATTTTGATAAAGAAAATACACACAAACAACTAATCGCCTTAGTCGAGCATTTTGAAGAAAAAGGGCTAAGTGTCTATCACAGAACCGTAAAATACGGACTTGATGATAGCGACTACATGTATGAAGTGCATATACTTTAA
- a CDS encoding DNA polymerase III subunit gamma/tau: MQALALKYRPKNFDELIGQEAVSKSLIHALDEGRISHAYLFSGLRGSGKTSSARIFSKALVCEKGPTSKPCEVCPQCIMANESRHMDIIEMDAASHRKIDDIRELIEQTKYAPAMARYKIFIIDEVHMLTKEAFNALLKTLEEPPSYVKFILATTDPLKLPTTVLSRTQHFRFKQISRYSIIKHLEFILSKEGISYEKEALEILARSGGGSLRDTLTLLDQAIIYGANNVTANGVASMLGLLDPEKIEEIITHVLNHDKNAIRVLVSELESYDPEMIIDEILANLKQKFIENDSKISLLVYERFFRILAQAKGMLNVSSDNGFVLMLMLFMMIEALNLQDIDDAINEVISKNSENSTQIIEASTQKSQVAPAKMQGPYELFLTKIYDRNYDLGEFFKEFVEFSFFNNNELGLIVNAKDENLEYFKKNWKILNEILRTLFGQNAKIVNAKSDEQKVQTKTPKASLENNEKSELDELDEEILRLNANNVETKNESKIEIKSELQNEKNNFSLMLNKEPKTPEELQRQREQGALKEANRLFGEPTIES, from the coding sequence TTGCAAGCACTAGCTTTAAAATATCGCCCTAAAAATTTTGACGAACTTATCGGTCAAGAAGCCGTTAGTAAAAGTCTGATACACGCACTTGATGAAGGTCGCATCAGCCATGCATATCTATTTTCCGGACTTAGAGGAAGTGGAAAGACTTCAAGTGCTAGGATATTTTCAAAAGCTTTAGTGTGTGAAAAAGGCCCAACTTCAAAACCATGTGAAGTATGTCCACAATGCATCATGGCTAACGAGTCAAGACACATGGACATCATAGAGATGGACGCGGCCAGCCACAGAAAGATAGACGATATAAGAGAGCTGATCGAGCAAACAAAATATGCTCCAGCAATGGCAAGATATAAAATTTTTATAATCGATGAAGTGCATATGTTAACCAAAGAGGCATTTAACGCTCTTTTAAAAACACTTGAAGAGCCACCAAGCTATGTAAAATTTATCCTAGCGACGACTGATCCATTAAAACTCCCAACAACGGTGCTTTCAAGAACACAGCATTTTAGGTTTAAGCAAATAAGCAGATACAGCATCATTAAACATCTTGAGTTTATTTTAAGCAAAGAAGGCATTAGCTACGAAAAAGAGGCACTTGAAATTTTAGCAAGAAGTGGCGGAGGGTCGCTAAGAGATACTTTGACGCTTCTTGATCAAGCTATCATTTACGGTGCAAATAATGTCACGGCAAATGGCGTAGCATCGATGTTAGGACTTCTTGATCCAGAAAAGATCGAAGAGATAATAACTCATGTTTTAAATCATGATAAAAATGCCATTAGAGTGCTTGTAAGCGAACTTGAAAGCTACGATCCAGAGATGATAATAGATGAAATTTTGGCAAATTTAAAGCAAAAATTTATAGAAAACGACTCAAAAATTTCTCTACTTGTTTATGAAAGATTTTTTAGGATTTTGGCACAAGCTAAAGGTATGCTAAATGTAAGTAGCGACAATGGCTTTGTGCTAATGCTAATGCTTTTTATGATGATAGAAGCGCTAAATTTACAAGATATCGATGACGCTATAAATGAAGTGATCTCAAAAAATAGCGAAAATTCCACTCAAATCATAGAAGCCAGCACTCAAAAAAGCCAAGTAGCTCCTGCTAAGATGCAAGGTCCATACGAACTCTTCTTAACAAAAATTTATGATAGAAATTACGATCTTGGCGAGTTTTTTAAAGAATTCGTAGAATTTAGCTTTTTTAATAACAATGAGCTTGGACTGATAGTAAATGCAAAAGATGAAAATCTTGAATATTTTAAGAAAAATTGGAAAATCTTAAACGAGATATTGCGTACGCTTTTTGGACAAAATGCGAAGATAGTAAATGCAAAGAGTGATGAGCAAAAAGTACAAACTAAGACGCCTAAAGCCTCTTTAGAAAATAATGAAAAAAGCGAACTAGACGAGCTTGATGAGGAAATTTTAAGACTAAATGCAAATAACGTTGAAACTAAAAATGAGTCAAAAATCGAGATAAAAAGCGAGCTACAAAACGAGAAAAATAACTTTTCTTTGATGCTAAATAAAGAGCCAAAAACGCCAGAAGAGCTTCAAAGGCAAAGAGAACAAGGGGCTCTAAAAGAGGCCAATAGGCTTTTTGGTGAGCCAACTATCGAAAGTTAG
- the miaB gene encoding tRNA (N6-isopentenyl adenosine(37)-C2)-methylthiotransferase MiaB, protein MSKKLFIQTLGCAMNVRDSEHIIAELSQKEDYSLTQNIEEADLILINTCSVREKPVHKLFSEVGAFEKAKKRGAKIGVCGCTASHLGSEIFKRAPYVDFVLGARNVSKITKAVNTPKFISTDINHDESEYAFGEFRGSPYKSHINISIGCDKKCTYCIVPHTRGDEISIPSSLILKEVEKAANSGAKEIFLLGQNVNNYGKRFSGAQENIDFSDLLVKISEIDGVERIRFTSPHPLHMDDKFLEIFTNNPKICKSMHMPLQSGNTKVLREMKRGYTKEWFLDRALRLRKMCPDVSISTDIIVAFPGESESEFEDTMDVLEQVRFEQIFSFKYSPRPLTKAATFTNQIDDKTASERLTRLQNRHNEILDEIVAAQKYKIFDVYFEELRANGGVAGRSFNNFLVQVDGSEELLGTTQKVKITNPKRMVLYGELQI, encoded by the coding sequence ATGAGTAAAAAACTCTTTATCCAAACTTTAGGCTGTGCTATGAATGTTCGTGACAGCGAACATATCATAGCTGAGCTCTCACAAAAAGAAGACTACTCCTTAACACAAAACATCGAAGAAGCTGATTTAATCCTTATAAATACTTGCTCGGTTCGTGAAAAGCCAGTTCATAAGCTCTTTAGCGAGGTCGGAGCCTTTGAAAAAGCCAAAAAAAGAGGGGCAAAAATAGGCGTTTGCGGCTGCACTGCAAGCCATTTGGGTAGTGAAATTTTTAAGCGCGCACCTTATGTTGATTTTGTCCTTGGCGCAAGAAATGTCAGTAAGATCACAAAGGCGGTAAATACGCCTAAATTTATCTCAACCGACATTAACCACGATGAGAGCGAATACGCATTTGGCGAATTTAGAGGCTCACCATACAAAAGCCACATCAATATCTCGATCGGCTGCGACAAAAAGTGCACCTATTGCATCGTCCCACACACCAGAGGCGATGAAATTTCTATTCCTTCAAGCCTTATACTAAAAGAGGTAGAAAAGGCTGCAAACAGCGGCGCAAAAGAGATATTTTTACTAGGACAAAATGTCAATAACTACGGTAAAAGATTTTCAGGAGCGCAAGAAAATATCGATTTTAGTGATCTGTTAGTAAAGATAAGCGAGATAGATGGCGTTGAGAGGATAAGATTTACCAGTCCGCACCCACTTCACATGGATGATAAATTTCTTGAAATTTTCACCAATAATCCTAAAATTTGCAAGTCTATGCATATGCCACTTCAAAGCGGAAACACCAAAGTTTTACGCGAAATGAAGCGCGGATACACAAAAGAGTGGTTTTTAGACCGCGCGCTAAGACTTAGAAAGATGTGCCCAGACGTAAGCATCTCAACTGATATCATAGTCGCATTCCCAGGCGAGAGCGAGAGCGAATTTGAAGATACGATGGACGTGCTTGAGCAAGTTAGATTTGAGCAAATTTTTAGCTTTAAGTATTCGCCTCGCCCTCTTACAAAGGCAGCTACTTTCACAAATCAAATAGATGATAAAACCGCTTCAGAAAGGCTTACTCGCCTACAAAATCGCCACAATGAAATTTTAGACGAGATCGTGGCGGCACAAAAATATAAAATTTTTGATGTATATTTTGAAGAGCTAAGAGCAAATGGCGGCGTTGCTGGGCGAAGTTTTAACAACTTTTTGGTTCAAGTTGATGGCAGCGAAGAGCTTCTTGGCACTACGCAAAAAGTAAAGATCACAAACCCAAAACGAATGGTTTTGTATGGCGAGCTGCAAATTTAA